The following coding sequences lie in one Peribacillus frigoritolerans genomic window:
- a CDS encoding mismatch-specific DNA-glycosylase, with product MEGISDHLKENLDILFVGFNPSIRSGETGHHYANPNNRFWKILFESGLTPRKYAPTEDSSLLELGYGFTNIVSRPTKGAEDITKEEYTIGRNQLKRKIEKYKPKLVCFVGKGVYQEYRQLRKISWGLQEEPSSNKSMEFVAPSSSGLVRMPIDEIIEIYSELPLLLGKLKSN from the coding sequence ATGGAAGGCATTTCTGATCATTTAAAGGAAAATTTGGATATATTGTTCGTAGGTTTCAATCCAAGCATTCGTTCAGGCGAGACTGGCCATCATTATGCGAATCCAAACAACCGCTTTTGGAAAATCCTCTTCGAGTCCGGGCTGACACCAAGGAAATATGCCCCAACTGAAGACTCGTCATTACTGGAGTTAGGTTATGGGTTTACCAATATCGTTTCCAGGCCTACAAAAGGTGCGGAAGATATCACTAAAGAAGAGTACACAATAGGAAGGAATCAATTAAAAAGGAAAATTGAAAAGTATAAACCAAAACTTGTCTGTTTTGTAGGCAAGGGTGTTTATCAGGAATACCGTCAATTACGAAAAATCTCTTGGGGGCTGCAAGAAGAACCTTCATCGAATAAATCCATGGAATTCGTTGCCCCTTCCTCCAGCGGCTTAGTTAGAATGCCGATAGATGAGATCATCGAAATATATAGTGAGTTGCCACTTCTGCTTGGCAAGCTGAAAAGCAATTGA
- a CDS encoding glycoside hydrolase family 15 protein codes for MNVNGALEVLDRMRLPNGAYTASISDDYNYVWIRDVVYTVIPFINDPSSRYEKAYHALFDLFQSYEWKIDIHTEQKPQFLFEHIHARYSTELKELPDEWGHAQNDAIGAFLWGVGEGYRHGKKVIRNQRDLKIVQKLVSYLECLQYWQAEDNGMWEENIEIHASSIGACVAGLNSVKMLVNVKEELIKKGEETLRFLLPRESYSKETDLALLSLIYPYRLVDREIALKILKNVTERLERTKGCIRYENDLYYNDGQEAEWCFGLPWLGLCYLELGMMNKVKEYIDKTKMIIPENWEVPELYIGGSNVPNRNTPLAWSVSLSYLFLTKTHSIRTEQIT; via the coding sequence ATGAATGTAAATGGTGCCCTAGAGGTTCTTGATCGGATGCGGCTTCCTAATGGCGCATATACTGCAAGTATTTCCGATGATTATAATTATGTCTGGATAAGGGATGTCGTTTATACAGTAATACCTTTTATAAATGATCCGTCCAGTCGTTATGAGAAAGCATATCATGCTTTATTCGACTTATTTCAATCCTATGAGTGGAAGATAGATATTCATACGGAACAGAAACCCCAGTTTCTATTTGAACATATCCATGCACGGTATTCCACTGAGCTTAAAGAACTGCCCGATGAGTGGGGCCATGCCCAAAATGATGCGATAGGTGCCTTTTTATGGGGTGTCGGTGAAGGATATAGGCATGGGAAAAAGGTGATAAGAAACCAACGTGATTTAAAGATCGTTCAAAAGTTGGTCAGTTACTTGGAATGCCTGCAATATTGGCAAGCGGAAGATAACGGGATGTGGGAAGAGAATATCGAAATACATGCTTCAAGCATAGGGGCATGTGTTGCTGGTTTGAATTCAGTCAAAATGCTGGTCAACGTCAAGGAAGAACTGATTAAAAAAGGAGAAGAAACTCTTCGTTTCCTGCTTCCAAGGGAAAGTTATTCAAAAGAGACGGATTTAGCCCTTTTATCCTTAATTTATCCTTATCGTCTGGTAGACCGTGAAATAGCGCTTAAAATATTGAAGAATGTCACAGAGCGCCTAGAAAGAACAAAAGGTTGCATTAGATATGAAAATGACCTTTATTATAATGACGGTCAAGAAGCGGAATGGTGTTTCGGGCTTCCATGGCTGGGCTTATGCTACCTTGAACTTGGCATGATGAACAAAGTTAAGGAGTATATAGATAAAACGAAAATGATCATTCCGGAAAATTGGGAAGTTCCCGAGTTATATATAGGAGGCAGTAATGTACCAAACAGGAATACTCCTTTGGCATGGTCAGTCTCATTATCCTATTTATT